One segment of Mycobacterium spongiae DNA contains the following:
- a CDS encoding MlaE family ABC transporter permease: MANKDPNRWSPGISLPIGNFSGAMQAVGGLFAMSADAVKFAFRRPFQAREFVEQSWFVARVSLAPTLLVAIPFTVLVSFTLNILLRELGAADLSGAGAAFGAVTQVGPLVTVLIVAGAGATAMCADLGSRTIREEIDAMEVLGINPVQRLVTPRMLASGLVAFLLNSLVCIIGILGGYTFSVFVQDVNPGAFAAGITLLTGVPEVIISCVKALLFGLIAGLVACYRGLAISSGGAKAVGNAVNETVVYAFMSLFVVNVVVTAIGIKMTVK; this comes from the coding sequence ATGGCGAACAAGGATCCGAATCGCTGGTCTCCCGGAATATCGCTGCCCATTGGGAACTTCTCCGGGGCCATGCAGGCGGTCGGCGGCTTGTTCGCAATGTCCGCCGACGCGGTCAAGTTCGCCTTCCGCCGGCCCTTCCAGGCGCGTGAATTCGTCGAACAGTCTTGGTTTGTCGCGCGCGTCTCGCTGGCTCCCACACTCTTGGTGGCCATCCCGTTCACGGTCCTGGTCAGCTTCACGCTCAATATTCTGCTGCGGGAACTGGGCGCCGCGGACCTGTCCGGTGCGGGTGCCGCGTTTGGTGCCGTCACTCAGGTTGGCCCGCTCGTGACCGTTTTGATTGTCGCGGGCGCCGGCGCCACGGCGATGTGCGCCGACCTGGGCTCCCGGACGATACGTGAAGAAATCGACGCGATGGAGGTGCTGGGCATCAACCCGGTGCAGCGGTTGGTTACACCGCGCATGCTGGCTTCCGGGCTGGTTGCCTTCTTGCTGAACAGTCTGGTGTGCATCATCGGCATCTTGGGCGGATACACCTTCTCGGTGTTTGTGCAAGACGTTAACCCCGGTGCGTTCGCGGCGGGCATCACGCTGCTGACCGGCGTGCCCGAGGTCATCATTTCGTGTGTCAAGGCACTGCTTTTCGGCCTGATCGCCGGGCTCGTGGCCTGCTATCGCGGTCTGGCGATATCCAGTGGTGGTGCCAAAGCGGTTGGCAACGCGGTGAACGAGACCGTTGTGTACGCCTTTATGTCCCTGTTCGTTGTCAATGTGGTCGTTACCGCCATCGGCATCAAGATGACGGTGAAGTAG
- a CDS encoding MCE family protein, producing MLTRFIRIQLTIFTIASIIGVAVMAFNYMQAPTLLGIGRMTVTLELPDTGGLYRFSNVTYRGVQVGTVTAVSLTSDGVTATLSLSGSSKIPADLEAQVRSVSAVGERYVDLRPRTDSPPYLRDGSVIPKRNTAIPQPVGPMLDQVSALVESIPKGKLGQLLDEAFQGFNGSGYDLGSFFDSSSAIAGDVNGVADRARTLTDDLGPLLDSQAQTTDSIRRWAHSLAGISDVVANDDSQVRTVLENGPEAANEASRLLDQLKPTLPVLLANLTTVGTIAMTYNPALEQLFVLLPPVVAALQGAESKNRPNGVPIGDFALTIDDPPICTVGFLPPSQWRSPADTTTIDTPDGLYCKLPQDSPLSVRGARNYPCIEHPGKRAPTVEICDSDQPYQPLAMRQHVLGPAPLDPNLLSQGIPPDDRITFNDRIYAPIEGTPLPPGAVPRGTPAGPAPWPIVAPPGVPPGSLPPPAASLSTQSGDIESIAPLDVPESAETPTPGEAGGGLPQPQAAASAVEGEALTAAPTLAAAASPLVVAQYDPHTGRYVGPDGHLYQQSDLIASAEPKGWQDMLPR from the coding sequence ATGCTGACGCGTTTCATCCGCATCCAGCTCACGATCTTCACGATTGCGTCGATCATCGGTGTGGCCGTGATGGCCTTCAACTACATGCAGGCGCCCACTCTGCTGGGCATCGGGCGGATGACGGTCACCCTGGAACTGCCCGACACCGGCGGTCTCTACCGGTTCTCCAACGTGACCTACCGGGGAGTGCAGGTCGGTACGGTCACCGCGGTTTCCTTGACCTCGGACGGTGTGACAGCGACCCTTTCGTTGAGCGGCAGTTCCAAGATTCCGGCGGACCTTGAGGCGCAGGTGCGCAGCGTCTCCGCGGTCGGCGAACGCTACGTGGACCTACGCCCGCGAACCGACTCGCCACCATACCTGCGCGATGGATCAGTTATCCCCAAGCGCAACACCGCAATCCCGCAACCCGTGGGACCCATGCTGGATCAGGTCAGTGCCTTGGTCGAGAGCATCCCCAAAGGCAAACTCGGACAGTTGCTTGACGAGGCGTTCCAGGGTTTCAACGGTTCCGGTTACGATCTGGGATCGTTCTTCGACTCGTCGTCGGCGATCGCCGGGGACGTCAACGGTGTGGCTGACCGCGCCCGAACCTTGACCGACGACCTCGGACCGCTGTTGGATTCCCAAGCGCAGACGACCGACTCGATTCGGCGTTGGGCGCACAGCCTCGCCGGCATCTCCGACGTGGTGGCCAATGACGACTCCCAGGTTCGCACCGTGCTGGAAAATGGCCCGGAGGCGGCCAACGAAGCATCGCGGCTACTCGACCAACTCAAGCCGACGCTGCCGGTGCTGCTGGCCAACCTTACTACTGTCGGCACTATCGCCATGACCTATAACCCCGCGCTGGAGCAACTGTTCGTCTTGTTGCCGCCCGTGGTTGCCGCTCTGCAGGGAGCCGAGTCCAAGAACAGACCAAACGGGGTGCCGATCGGCGACTTTGCCCTCACGATCGACGATCCGCCCATTTGCACGGTCGGTTTCCTACCGCCGAGCCAATGGCGGTCGCCGGCAGACACCACCACCATCGATACGCCCGATGGCTTGTACTGCAAGCTGCCGCAGGACTCGCCGCTGTCGGTTCGCGGAGCACGCAACTATCCCTGTATCGAGCACCCCGGAAAGCGCGCGCCCACGGTCGAAATCTGTGACAGCGATCAGCCGTACCAGCCGCTGGCGATGAGGCAGCATGTGCTCGGTCCCGCCCCACTGGATCCGAATCTGCTCTCGCAGGGCATCCCACCCGATGATCGGATCACCTTCAACGACAGAATCTACGCACCCATCGAAGGAACGCCGTTGCCGCCGGGGGCGGTGCCGCGGGGCACGCCTGCGGGTCCGGCGCCATGGCCGATCGTGGCGCCGCCAGGTGTGCCGCCGGGATCGCTGCCGCCACCGGCGGCCTCCCTATCGACCCAGTCGGGCGACATTGAGTCCATCGCACCGCTGGACGTCCCCGAATCAGCCGAAACCCCAACGCCCGGCGAGGCCGGCGGCGGACTGCCACAACCTCAGGCCGCCGCAAGTGCGGTTGAGGGCGAAGCCTTAACTGCGGCTCCAACTCTGGCCGCCGCAGCATCGCCGCTGGTGGTCGCCCAATACGACCCGCATACCGGACGCTATGTCGGTCCCGATGGCCATCTGTACCAGCAATCGGATCTGATCGCCTCCGCAGAACCGAAGGGTTGGCAAGACATGCTGCCACGGTGA
- a CDS encoding MCE family protein, translated as MLKYRGAELVKAGFIGVVLITLIIAVGLAPDRLLSWATSVRYQALFSEAGGLAAGNAVTVSGIKVGSVSDIALRGGDAVVTFSLKSNVLLGSDTTAHIRTGSLLGERVLTLESAGSGTMRPMDVIPVSRTSSPYSLTAVLGDFTSNAAGTNTETLNQSLDTLSTTLDEIAPRLGPAFDGLTRLSRTLNGRNQSLRELLTRASDVSGILSERSQQVNALILNANDLLAVLAARRQEIVELLAATAAVAKQLTGLVHDNEKDLAPTLERLNSVTAMLEENRDNIGKALPALAKYQITLGEAVSSGFYYQAFVPNLVTVQILQPFFDRLFGFRFGAPGEPPDTIGPRQLVPFPYNGIPGGN; from the coding sequence ATGCTGAAGTATCGCGGAGCGGAACTCGTCAAGGCCGGATTCATCGGCGTGGTCCTGATCACTTTGATCATCGCCGTGGGTCTGGCGCCGGATCGGCTGCTGTCTTGGGCAACGTCGGTCAGGTATCAGGCGCTGTTCTCCGAAGCTGGCGGGCTGGCCGCCGGCAACGCCGTCACGGTGTCGGGAATCAAAGTAGGCTCGGTGTCGGATATCGCGCTTCGCGGCGGCGACGCCGTGGTGACGTTCTCCCTGAAGTCAAATGTGCTTCTCGGTTCGGACACTACCGCCCACATTCGCACCGGCTCGCTGCTGGGCGAGCGCGTGCTGACTTTGGAGTCCGCCGGCAGCGGAACTATGCGTCCGATGGACGTCATCCCGGTCTCTCGCACGTCTTCGCCCTATTCATTGACAGCAGTGCTCGGCGACTTCACCTCGAACGCGGCCGGTACCAACACCGAGACGCTGAACCAGTCGCTGGATACACTGTCGACGACGCTCGATGAGATCGCACCGCGATTGGGACCCGCCTTCGACGGGCTGACTCGGCTATCGCGAACTCTCAACGGCCGCAATCAGAGTCTGCGCGAGCTGCTCACACGCGCCAGCGATGTCTCCGGAATCTTGTCCGAGCGCAGTCAACAGGTCAACGCGCTCATCCTCAACGCCAACGACCTCCTTGCAGTATTGGCGGCGCGGCGTCAGGAGATCGTCGAGCTGTTGGCCGCCACAGCGGCTGTCGCCAAGCAGCTCACCGGGCTGGTACACGACAACGAAAAGGACTTGGCGCCAACACTGGAACGACTGAATTCGGTGACCGCGATGTTGGAAGAGAACCGGGACAATATCGGCAAGGCGCTGCCAGCGCTCGCGAAATACCAGATCACGCTGGGGGAGGCGGTTTCCAGCGGCTTTTACTATCAGGCGTTCGTCCCGAACCTCGTTACCGTGCAGATCTTGCAGCCGTTCTTCGACCGTCTGTTCGGATTCCGTTTCGGAGCCCCCGGCGAGCCACCGGACACCATCGGGCCTCGGCAACTGGTGCCCTTCCCGTACAACGGTATTCCGGGAGGGAACTGA
- a CDS encoding MCE family protein translates to MLTVLVIGAVVALAATLFQGGFTESVPVTVVSPRAGLVLNPDAKVKMRGVQVGKVDSIELLPNGQAALHLAMDPSQMRLIPSNVLVDIASTTVFGAKYVELVPPDAPSEQHLQPQAVLAGKHVTVEINTVFQELTSVLAKIEPEKLNETLGALARAFSGRGAMLGQALTDLDSFLATIEPSLPALSHDIAVTAEVANAYADAAPDLVSTARSASQISTTIVDEQRNLDALLISAIGLADIGNDVLGTNREPLTEVLHLLVPTTDLTNEYAEGIYCGIAGLAQIANGPPLEEPGIWLSASLTWGAERYRYPTNLPKVAATGGPQCLDLPNIPFDTAEPFVVADVGANPAQYGNQQLLINSDALKQLLYGPIAGPPRNSAQIGQPG, encoded by the coding sequence ATGCTGACCGTACTCGTCATCGGCGCGGTTGTTGCCCTGGCGGCAACGCTATTTCAGGGTGGCTTCACCGAATCGGTGCCGGTGACCGTGGTGTCCCCGCGCGCCGGTCTGGTGTTGAACCCGGATGCCAAGGTGAAGATGCGCGGCGTACAGGTCGGCAAGGTCGATTCGATCGAGCTATTGCCCAACGGTCAAGCCGCCCTGCACCTTGCGATGGATCCGTCCCAGATGCGTCTTATCCCGTCCAATGTGCTCGTCGACATCGCATCGACAACGGTGTTCGGCGCGAAATACGTCGAATTGGTACCCCCGGATGCTCCGTCCGAGCAGCACCTGCAACCCCAAGCGGTGCTCGCCGGCAAGCACGTCACCGTGGAAATCAATACCGTGTTCCAAGAACTGACGTCGGTGCTGGCGAAGATCGAACCCGAGAAACTCAACGAGACCCTTGGTGCGTTGGCGCGCGCATTCAGCGGCCGAGGTGCGATGCTGGGTCAGGCGCTCACCGATCTGGACTCGTTTCTGGCGACGATCGAGCCAAGCCTTCCGGCGCTGAGCCACGACATCGCCGTCACCGCCGAGGTGGCCAATGCCTACGCCGATGCGGCACCGGATCTGGTTTCTACTGCGCGGAGCGCGTCGCAAATCAGTACGACGATTGTCGACGAGCAGCGCAACCTTGACGCGTTGCTGATCAGCGCCATCGGTCTCGCCGATATCGGCAACGATGTACTGGGAACCAACCGCGAGCCGCTCACCGAGGTCTTGCACCTGCTGGTGCCGACGACGGATCTGACCAACGAGTACGCCGAGGGAATCTACTGCGGAATAGCCGGTCTCGCCCAGATAGCCAATGGCCCTCCCCTGGAGGAACCGGGGATCTGGCTATCGGCCAGCTTGACGTGGGGCGCCGAACGGTACCGGTACCCAACGAATCTGCCCAAGGTCGCGGCGACCGGCGGCCCCCAGTGTCTGGACCTGCCGAACATACCGTTCGACACGGCTGAACCGTTCGTGGTTGCCGACGTGGGTGCCAACCCGGCGCAATACGGAAACCAGCAACTGCTGATCAACTCCGATGCTCTCAAACAGCTGCTGTATGGGCCGATCGCCGGTCCGCCACGCAACTCGGCCCAGATCGGGCAACCAGGATGA
- a CDS encoding ABC transporter permease produces MTLRAAYPRIARQLDKPIATLGRIGDHTAFYGRALAGVPFAATHYRREVIRLIAEISMGAGTLAMIGGTVVIVGFLTLAAGGTLAVQGYSSLGNIGIEALTGFLAAFINVRISAPVVAGIGLAATFGAGVTAQLGAMRINEEIDALESMAIRPISYLVSTRILAGMLAIAPLYSIAVILSFVASRFTTVFLFGQSAGLYEHYFTTFLNPIDLLWSFLQAILMALTILLIHTYFGFFASGGPSGVGNATGNAVRTSLIVVVSVTLLVSLSIYGSNGNFNLSG; encoded by the coding sequence GTGACGCTGCGAGCCGCTTACCCGCGAATTGCGCGGCAGCTGGATAAGCCGATCGCCACTCTGGGACGCATCGGGGACCACACCGCGTTCTACGGCAGAGCGTTGGCCGGGGTTCCCTTCGCGGCAACCCACTACCGTCGCGAGGTCATTCGTCTCATCGCCGAAATCAGCATGGGCGCTGGAACTTTAGCGATGATCGGCGGAACCGTGGTGATCGTCGGGTTCCTGACGCTGGCCGCCGGCGGCACGCTCGCGGTTCAGGGATACAGTTCGCTGGGCAACATCGGTATCGAGGCGCTGACCGGTTTCTTGGCGGCCTTCATCAATGTGCGGATCTCGGCCCCGGTGGTCGCCGGGATCGGTCTGGCCGCCACATTTGGTGCCGGCGTGACGGCGCAGCTGGGCGCGATGCGCATCAACGAAGAAATTGACGCGTTGGAAAGCATGGCGATTCGGCCGATTTCGTACTTGGTGAGCACCCGAATCCTGGCCGGGATGCTGGCGATCGCGCCGTTGTACAGCATTGCGGTCATCCTGTCGTTCGTCGCCAGCCGGTTCACCACGGTGTTTCTGTTCGGACAGTCGGCCGGTCTGTACGAGCACTACTTCACGACCTTCCTCAACCCGATCGACCTGCTGTGGTCATTTCTGCAAGCCATCCTGATGGCGCTCACGATCCTGCTGATCCATACCTATTTCGGTTTTTTCGCCTCGGGGGGACCATCGGGTGTCGGCAACGCAACGGGCAATGCGGTGCGTACCTCGCTCATCGTCGTGGTGTCGGTGACTCTGCTGGTCTCGCTGTCGATCTACGGTTCTAACGGCAACTTCAACCTGTCGGGGTAG
- a CDS encoding MCE family protein produces MTVVHRAWLVCRRMLAIGSCAVLGVTGCTFHGVNSLPLPGAVGRGPGATTYHIEFANVGTLESNSPVMVDDVVVGSVGALTVKGWHADVEISVEPGVAIPANAVASIGQTSLLGSMHVELNPPLGRPATGRLPAGATIPQSKSFTFPSTERTLSSLSAVVNGGGLGQVAEVVRNFNAALSGREGAIRDLLIRLDTFVGTLDDQRDNIVASIEALNRLSGTLAGQRDVIAEALRKVPPALDVLIRERPRLTTALEKLGAFSNTAHRLINDAQADLVTNLNNLEPTLRALADIGPDLDASLAAAFSFPFPQNLIDRGVRGDYFNLWAQLDLTIPRLKRGLMLGTHWGQLHAPEPPAPGEPYYLHYTYDPLGAGVSPPSSGPLPATPPPAETPWPPREAGVPDPPSGTAPEPEGGG; encoded by the coding sequence ATGACTGTGGTCCACCGGGCCTGGTTGGTGTGTCGGCGAATGCTCGCGATCGGGTCGTGTGCGGTGCTTGGCGTGACGGGCTGCACTTTTCACGGGGTCAATTCGTTGCCGCTTCCGGGTGCGGTGGGGCGCGGTCCGGGAGCCACGACGTATCACATCGAATTCGCCAACGTCGGCACGTTGGAATCGAATTCGCCCGTCATGGTTGACGACGTGGTGGTTGGCAGCGTCGGGGCACTGACGGTGAAAGGTTGGCACGCCGACGTCGAGATCTCGGTCGAGCCCGGCGTGGCGATTCCTGCGAACGCCGTCGCCAGCATTGGCCAGACCAGCCTTCTGGGGTCGATGCACGTCGAACTCAACCCGCCGCTGGGCAGGCCCGCGACGGGGCGATTGCCGGCGGGCGCCACCATCCCGCAAAGCAAGTCGTTCACGTTTCCCTCGACAGAGCGAACACTGTCATCGCTGTCGGCAGTCGTCAACGGTGGGGGACTGGGTCAGGTCGCCGAAGTCGTGCGCAATTTCAACGCGGCCCTGTCCGGGCGCGAAGGTGCGATTCGCGACTTGCTCATTCGCCTCGACACGTTCGTCGGAACGCTGGACGATCAACGCGACAACATCGTCGCATCCATCGAAGCGCTAAACCGGCTGTCCGGCACCCTGGCCGGACAGCGCGATGTCATCGCCGAGGCACTACGCAAGGTACCGCCGGCGCTCGACGTGCTGATAAGGGAGCGGCCGCGGCTCACCACCGCGTTGGAGAAGCTTGGCGCTTTCAGCAACACGGCCCACCGCCTCATCAACGACGCGCAGGCCGATCTGGTGACAAACCTGAACAACCTCGAGCCAACGCTTCGCGCGCTCGCCGACATCGGGCCGGATCTCGATGCCAGCCTTGCGGCCGCATTCTCGTTTCCGTTCCCGCAGAATCTCATCGACCGAGGTGTCCGAGGAGACTACTTCAATCTGTGGGCGCAGCTGGACTTGACAATTCCGCGACTCAAGCGCGGTTTGATGCTGGGGACTCACTGGGGACAGCTCCACGCCCCGGAGCCGCCCGCCCCGGGGGAGCCCTATTACCTGCACTACACCTACGACCCACTCGGTGCCGGTGTTTCGCCACCGTCGTCCGGCCCGTTACCGGCCACGCCGCCGCCCGCCGAAACACCCTGGCCACCAAGAGAAGCTGGAGTTCCCGATCCGCCGTCGGGGACGGCACCGGAGCCCGAGGGTGGTGGGTAG
- a CDS encoding MCE family protein translates to MRGLRGATVAKFTVFAVVMALLTACLFFVFGQYRTGSTVGYSAIFTDASRLTPGQTVRVAGIRVGTVSSVELLANKQVLVSFDADRHIRLTNGTRAAVRYLNLVGDRYLELVDGPGSSEILPPGSQIPEDRTEPALDLDLLLGGLKPVIQSLNPHDVNGLTASLIQIFQGQGGTLDDLLSKTSSFSNALADNDQVVQQLIDNLNTVVATLSKDGAKFSGAIDRFERLVTGLTGDRDVIAAAIDGLSSGTTSLADLLAQARAPLAGDVAQLARLVPLLDEDKDRVDAALQKAPENYRKLVRLGVFGSTIPYYVCGLWLRGTDLQGRTVIAPWFRSDAGRCSEP, encoded by the coding sequence ATGAGGGGTCTACGAGGCGCAACTGTTGCCAAGTTCACGGTCTTTGCGGTCGTCATGGCGCTGCTGACCGCATGCCTGTTCTTCGTCTTCGGTCAGTACCGGACCGGTTCCACCGTTGGATACTCGGCGATCTTCACCGACGCGTCCCGTCTGACTCCCGGACAGACCGTGCGAGTCGCCGGAATCCGGGTGGGCACGGTCAGCAGCGTGGAGCTGCTGGCCAACAAACAGGTGCTGGTGAGTTTCGATGCCGACCGCCACATCCGGCTCACCAACGGCACCCGTGCCGCGGTGCGGTATCTCAACTTGGTCGGGGATCGCTACCTCGAGCTTGTCGACGGGCCTGGATCGTCGGAGATTCTGCCGCCGGGGTCGCAGATCCCGGAGGACCGAACGGAACCGGCCCTCGACCTCGACCTGTTGCTCGGTGGCCTCAAACCGGTTATCCAGAGCCTGAACCCGCACGACGTCAATGGGCTGACGGCATCGCTGATTCAGATCTTCCAGGGCCAGGGCGGCACCCTCGACGATCTGTTGTCGAAAACGTCGTCGTTCTCGAATGCCTTGGCCGACAACGACCAAGTCGTGCAGCAGCTGATCGATAACCTGAATACCGTTGTCGCAACCCTGTCCAAGGACGGTGCGAAGTTCTCCGGCGCAATCGATCGCTTCGAGCGCCTTGTCACTGGCCTGACCGGCGACCGCGACGTGATCGCAGCCGCGATCGACGGATTGAGCAGCGGCACCACTTCCCTGGCGGATCTGCTCGCCCAGGCGCGCGCGCCACTGGCCGGCGACGTCGCCCAGTTGGCCCGGTTGGTCCCACTGCTCGATGAGGACAAGGACCGCGTCGACGCCGCCCTGCAGAAGGCTCCGGAGAACTACCGCAAACTGGTGCGACTTGGCGTCTTCGGCAGCACCATCCCGTATTACGTCTGTGGTTTGTGGCTTCGGGGCACCGATCTTCAGGGTCGAACGGTCATTGCGCCCTGGTTCCGGTCGGATGCGGGGAGGTGTTCGGAACCGTAA
- a CDS encoding CaiB/BaiF CoA transferase family protein — protein MSSQGTASVAGDAHSRPMDGIRVLEVAMYGFVPSAGAVLVEWGAEVIKVEHAVTGDPQRGLRQTGMLRVEGDPNPNIEHANRGKRSLGLDMSLPEGREVLYELARRSDVFLTSFLPGARQKFGIDVDDIRAVNPSIIYARGSALGPRGAEATKGGYDMTAFWCRAGTAATLTPMGYDGMINPPGPAFGDTISGTNLAGGIAAALLQRERTGEPCVVDVSLLGSGLWSLGHTVALTKHLGQLMVAPPPGIHGSPVNPLVGVYPTSDGRYISLVMLQPTKFWADVCRHIDRPELADDPRFATTEKIAANTADAVEILTKVISTRTLAEWSERFATLAGPWAPVQDTLQAADDAQIRANEYVVRAGELELVANPVQFDVAAPQAGPAPAFAEQTDEILTELGFDWDRIIDLKTSGAVT, from the coding sequence ATGTCATCCCAGGGCACAGCCTCGGTTGCCGGTGATGCGCACTCAAGGCCGATGGACGGCATCCGTGTGCTGGAAGTCGCGATGTACGGGTTCGTCCCGTCGGCGGGCGCGGTCTTGGTCGAATGGGGGGCCGAGGTGATCAAAGTCGAGCATGCGGTGACCGGCGACCCCCAGCGCGGACTCCGGCAGACCGGCATGCTTCGCGTCGAAGGCGACCCCAACCCCAACATCGAGCACGCCAACCGCGGCAAACGCAGCCTCGGGTTGGACATGTCGCTGCCCGAGGGCAGAGAAGTCCTCTATGAGCTGGCCCGCCGGTCCGATGTGTTCCTCACTAGCTTCCTGCCGGGCGCGCGTCAGAAATTCGGCATCGATGTCGACGACATCCGGGCCGTGAACCCGTCGATCATTTACGCGCGCGGTAGTGCGCTTGGTCCCCGCGGCGCTGAGGCCACCAAAGGCGGCTACGACATGACCGCCTTCTGGTGCCGTGCCGGGACCGCTGCCACCCTCACTCCGATGGGCTACGACGGGATGATCAACCCGCCTGGTCCCGCCTTCGGTGACACCATCTCCGGCACCAACCTGGCCGGTGGTATTGCGGCGGCATTGCTCCAGCGCGAACGCACCGGCGAACCCTGCGTGGTCGATGTGTCGCTGTTGGGCAGCGGACTGTGGTCGCTGGGCCACACGGTGGCGTTGACCAAACATCTTGGTCAGCTCATGGTGGCGCCGCCGCCCGGAATACACGGCTCACCGGTCAACCCGCTTGTCGGGGTGTACCCGACGTCGGATGGCCGGTACATCTCCTTGGTGATGTTGCAGCCGACCAAGTTCTGGGCCGACGTATGTCGCCACATCGACCGGCCCGAACTGGCAGACGATCCCCGGTTCGCCACCACCGAGAAGATCGCCGCCAACACGGCCGATGCCGTCGAGATCTTGACCAAAGTCATCTCAACACGCACGCTTGCCGAGTGGAGCGAACGCTTTGCGACGCTCGCAGGACCTTGGGCGCCGGTGCAGGACACATTGCAGGCAGCCGACGATGCGCAGATCCGCGCCAACGAATATGTCGTGCGCGCAGGCGAACTCGAACTCGTAGCCAATCCGGTGCAATTCGACGTCGCCGCGCCGCAGGCCGGACCGGCACCCGCCTTTGCCGAGCAGACCGACGAGATATTGACCGAACTCGGATTCGACTGGGACCGAATCATCGACCTGAAGACCTCCGGCGCGGTGACCTAG
- a CDS encoding MCE family protein — MSENAGTTRRRRSALLGIALVGLIVAGAGFIVYDKFFSPKTVTAYFTTATAIYPGDEVRVAGVKVGTIDSIHPEGTQARMVMKVNRTVPIPADAKAVIVAQNLVAARYVQLAPAYRDSGPTMPDGAVIPRDRTAVPVEWDEVKDQLMRLATELGPNSQVSTPSVARFIDRAADALQGNGVKLRQTLAQLSAVGRILANGSGNIVDIIKNLQTFVTALRDSDTQLVQFNDRLATLTSVINDSRSDVDAALTNLAEAVGEVQRFIAGTRNQTSEQIQRLANVTQVLVDKQMALKNVLHVAPNALANFYNDYNPDTGTVVGGFGVPNFANPVYSVCSAMGAVENVTSSETNKLCSQYFGPGLRLLNFNETPIPFDPFLQPAPRPENLVYSEPRLAPGGAGPKPGPPEIPPAVSAYTGLPGDTPPAPPPPPPPGRIPGAAMPEPPPSTPVPPPPTSLQDMLLPAEGAQP, encoded by the coding sequence ATGTCGGAGAATGCGGGCACAACCCGGCGCAGGCGTTCGGCGCTGCTCGGAATCGCCTTGGTAGGGCTCATCGTCGCCGGCGCCGGTTTCATCGTCTACGACAAGTTCTTCAGCCCCAAGACGGTCACCGCCTATTTCACCACTGCCACGGCGATCTATCCAGGTGATGAGGTGCGGGTCGCGGGCGTCAAAGTAGGAACCATCGATTCGATCCATCCTGAAGGCACGCAGGCCCGGATGGTCATGAAGGTTAACCGCACCGTGCCAATCCCGGCTGATGCCAAAGCGGTGATCGTCGCGCAGAATCTGGTCGCGGCGCGCTATGTGCAACTCGCCCCGGCGTATCGGGACAGCGGTCCGACCATGCCCGACGGTGCCGTGATACCGCGGGACCGGACCGCGGTCCCCGTGGAATGGGACGAGGTCAAGGACCAATTGATGCGGTTGGCAACCGAACTGGGTCCTAACAGCCAGGTGTCGACGCCTTCGGTCGCGCGGTTCATCGATCGCGCCGCCGACGCGCTGCAAGGCAACGGCGTCAAGCTGCGCCAGACGCTGGCGCAGCTGTCGGCCGTGGGTCGGATCCTTGCCAACGGCAGCGGCAATATCGTCGACATCATCAAGAATCTGCAGACCTTCGTCACCGCGTTACGCGACAGCGACACTCAACTGGTCCAGTTCAACGACCGGCTGGCCACGCTGACCAGCGTGATCAACGACAGCCGCTCGGATGTCGATGCGGCACTGACGAATCTCGCGGAGGCGGTCGGCGAGGTGCAGCGGTTCATCGCCGGAACCCGCAACCAAACCAGCGAGCAGATTCAGCGGTTGGCCAACGTCACCCAGGTCCTCGTCGACAAACAGATGGCCCTGAAAAACGTGCTGCACGTGGCACCGAACGCGCTCGCGAACTTCTACAACGACTACAACCCCGACACCGGAACCGTTGTCGGCGGGTTTGGGGTACCCAACTTCGCGAATCCGGTCTATTCCGTCTGCTCGGCGATGGGCGCCGTCGAGAACGTCACGTCGAGCGAAACCAACAAGCTGTGCTCGCAATACTTCGGCCCCGGACTGCGGCTGCTCAACTTCAATGAGACGCCGATACCCTTTGATCCGTTCTTGCAGCCGGCGCCGCGCCCGGAGAACCTCGTGTACAGCGAGCCGCGCCTGGCCCCTGGTGGGGCGGGTCCCAAGCCGGGACCTCCGGAAATCCCGCCCGCCGTGTCCGCCTATACCGGACTGCCCGGCGATACCCCCCCGGCGCCGCCACCACCGCCTCCGCCCGGACGGATACCGGGAGCGGCGATGCCCGAGCCGCCACCGTCCACACCGGTGCCACCGCCCCCGACGAGCCTGCAGGACATGTTGTTGCCTGCCGAAGGGGCGCAACCATGA